The proteins below are encoded in one region of Silene latifolia isolate original U9 population chromosome 2, ASM4854445v1, whole genome shotgun sequence:
- the LOC141627451 gene encoding putative F-box protein At3g10240 gives MTTHLNNYTQNDTNSLLLYREISREVQDHEKYLLYFEAGFIPNRVYHTSIFPFKANFPSKPCSYFVGSIHGLVCLSDTPYLVPESRIILWNPLLQKFIKLPKSITATNDLVGLTSVLGFAYNSKRNDHRVVKISYKRGDNELSPLIEVYSVWEHTWRTITRDYLVDNSIHSVSFSHCFINGVIHWLVRSEDEKISCFINDRIVRFVKWILLFDVVEETFQTIELPEAIVELRLGNFGVCEYKSKLSLSWYVNRVIFDNSFSDVIYRVWVKDDESWCMILNIELHNYTHIGPIEYLGRKLRNGEIFGFIRKSDGMLMMYDFMDRQFIELGFCQDDSTKFAAFTDSLVLLDQNTDAYTDDELERYFQII, from the coding sequence ATGACGACTCACCTTAACAACTACACTCAAAACGACACAAATTCCTTGCTTCTCTACCGCGAAATATCTCGTGAAGTTCAAGACCACGAGAAATACCTTCTGTATTTTGAAGCGGGTTTTATCCCCAATCGAGTATATCACACTTCAATTTTCCCCTTCAAAGCAAATTTCCCTTCCAAGCCATGTTCTTACTTTGTGGGGTCCATCCATGGCTTGGTGTGCCTTTCCGATACCCCTTATCTAGTCCCCGAAAGCCGAATCATTTTATGGAATCCCTTGCTTCAGAAGTTCATTAAACTTCCTAAGTCGATAACCGCTACCAATGATTTGGTTGGACTAACTTCTGTGTTGGGATTTGCCTATAATAGTAAACGAAATGATCATAGAGTGGTTAAGATCAGTTATAAGCGTGGCGACAATGAGCTTAGCCCGTTGATTGAGGTGTACTCGGTTTGGGAACATACATGGCGAACTATTACCAGGGATTATTTAGTTGATAACTCAATTCATTCAGTCTCCTTTTCACATTGCTTTATAAATGGGGTTATTCACTGGCTCGTACGTTCAGAAGACGAGAAAATTTCTTGCTTTATAAACGATAGAATTGTTCGCTTTGTCAAATGGATTCTTTTATTCGATGTGGTCGAAGAAACTTTTCAAACGATAGAATTGCCCGAGGCAATTGTAGAACTGCGGTTAGGTAACTTCGGCGTTTGTGAGTATAAATCTAAGTTATCATTGTCCTGGTACGTGAATCGTGTTATATTCGACAATTCATTTTCTGATGTGATTTATCGAGTTTGGGTTAAAGACGACGAATCTTGGTGCATGATATTGAATATTGAACTCCATAATTATACGCATATTGGCCCAATTGAGTACTTGGGTAGGAAATTGAGGAACGGTGAGATATTTGGGTTTATTAGAAAAAGTGATGGAATGTTGATGATGTATGATTTTATGGATAGACAATTTATTGAGCTTGGTTTTTGCCAAGATGATTCTACTAAGTTTGCTGCGTTTACTGATAGTCTCGTATTGCTCGACCAAAACACCGATGCTTACACCGACGATGAACTCGAGAGGTACTTCCAAATAATCTGA
- the LOC141627443 gene encoding F-box protein CPR1-like — MSDVNPRISQDIWFEIFKELPVKILGKCRCVCKSWHSLIVSPSFMTAHLKHYTRNDANSVILYNETVKSSESREFDQISIFRDLDMLKQGNRLHTSTCPLILPRISFVGSVNGLVCVSERNYFAPKDHILIWNPIIQKSIKLPKSTFTGRYSVVGFGYDCHRNDYRVIKISHLDGNTPFVEVYSVQERTWKSICAKYLVDNSIKLVSFSSCFCNGVIHWQILNEKVGMSSSRRVCLLLFNVTEERFAMTELPEEIEKSKSIVFGIFEYHGMLSMSLCDYLLWGSLNTLTKCQIWVKRDYNVETSWCKLLNVCDYTFFGYSHKGPIQYLGPNKELIGFVKESNGQIVSYDPKTCQITELGLRVSESTKFSAFSESLVLLDQKIEDLTAA, encoded by the coding sequence ATGTCGGATGTAAATCCACGTATCTCTCAAGACATATGGTTCGAAATATTCAAGGAACTTCCCGTAAAAATCTTAGGTAAATGTCGTTGTGTTTGCAAATCATGGCATTCTCTCATTGTTTCCCCTTCTTTTATGACTGCACACCTTAAGCATTACACTCGTAACGATGCCAATTCGGTAATTCTGTACAACGAGACTGTCAAGAGTTCAGAATCCAGAGAATTTGATCAAATTAGTATCTTCCGTGATTTAGATATGTTGAAACAAGGTAATAGACTTCACACCTCAACTTGCCCTTTGATTCTACCTCGAATTTCTTTTGTTGGGTCCGTCAATGGTTTGGTGTGCGTCTCCGAAAGAAATTATTTTGCCCCGAAAGACCATATTTTAATATGGAATCCCATAATTCAGAAATCCATTAAACTTCCGAAGTCCACGTTTACGGGAAGATATTCGGTGGTGGGGTTCGGCTATGATTGTCATAGGAATGATTATCGGGTGATTAAAATTAGTCATTTGGATGGAAACACGCCATTTGTAGAGGTTTACTCGGTACAGGAACGAACATGGAAGTCAATTTGCGCTAAATATTTAGTTGATAACTCGATCAAACTTGTTTCCTTTTCAAGCTGTTTCTGTAATGGAGTTATTCATTGGCAGATTCTTAATGAAAAAGTGGGGATGAGTTCTTCTAGACGCGTATGCTTGCTTTTGTTTAATGTCACCGAAGAAAGATTTGCAATGACGGAACTGCCCGAAGAAATTGAAAAGAGTAAGTCAATTGTTTTTGGTATATTTGAGTACCACGGTATGTTATCGATGTCCCTTTGCGACTACTTGTTATGGGGTAGTCTAAATACATTAACTAAATGTCAAATCTGGGTGAAACGAGACTACAACGTTGAGACTTCATGGTGCAAATTGTTGAATGTTTGCGACTACACGTTCTTTGGCTATAGCCATAAGGGGCCAATACAGTACTTGGGACCGAACAAGGAATTGATTGGGTTCGTTAAGGAAAGCAATGGGCAGATAGTGTCCTATGATCCTAAGACTTGCCAAATTACGGAACTTGGTCTACGTGTAAGCGAATCTACCAAGTTCAGCGCTTTTTCGGAGAGTCTTGTATTGCTCGACCAAAAGATTGAAGATCTCACTGCCGCTTAA
- the LOC141627474 gene encoding F-box/kelch-repeat protein At3g23880-like, with product MVEDAPLSDVNPYLSQDIWFEILKNLPVKTLGKCRCVCKSWRSLIVSPTFISAHLKHYTQNNANSLILYKKKSENGYTYNEHCVQFRDSDKLKEQNSICDYTWPYFHQFCSVYGLLCLFNNDNLCILIWNPILEKCITLPRTTIRDTVSVVGFGYDCRKSDHRVVVIYFSIMAILLPRIVLSMGLFIGFFWDIKFRPKALLLFNVSDDKFETMELPEAITIMEKVESFSIFEHQGMLSVSHCDLLHYWKIRCQIWVKREYNDATSWLKILDVMPLPGLSHTLPLHYKDKNGELIELTKKFSDGAMYLDKTNGHLKELGF from the exons ATGGTAGAGGACGCTCCTTTGTCAGATGTAAACCCTTATTTGTCTCAAGACATATGGTTCGAAATCCTTAAAAATCTTCCTGTGAAAACCCTAGGCAAATGTCGTTGTGTCTGCAAATCATGGCGCTCCCTTATAGTCTCGCCTACTTTTATATCTGCACATCTCAAGCATTACACCCAAAACAACGCCAATTCCTTAATACTCTACAAAAAGAAATCGGAAAACGGATATACATATAACGAGCATTGTGTTCAATTCCGTGATTCGGATAAGTTAAAGGAGCAGAATTCGATTTGCGATTATACATGGCCTTACTTCCACCAATTCTGCTCTGTCTATGGTTTGTTGTGCCTTTTTAACAATGATAATCTCTGCATCCTTATTTGGAATCCCATACTTGAAAAATGCATCACACTTCCTAGGACAACAATTAGGGACACAGTATCTGTGGTGGGATTCGGCTATGATTGTCGAAAGAGCGATCATCGGGTGGTCGTAATATATTTTTCAA TCATGGCTATCTTACTTCCGCGAATTGTTTTGTCAATGGGTTTATTCATTGGTTTTTTTTGGGACATTAAATTCCGTCCCAAAGCATTGCTTCTGTTTAACGTCTCTGACGATAAGTTTGAGACGATGGAGTTGCCTGAAGCTATTACAATCATGGAGAAAGTTGAGAGTTTCAGTATCTTTGAGCACCAAGGTATGCTATCAGTCTCGCATTGCGATCTACTCCACTACTGGAAAATTCGATGTCAAATCTGGGTGAAGCGAGAATACAATGATGCGACTTCATGGTTGAAAATCTTGGATGTTATGCCGTTACCTGGTCTTTCTCATACACTCCCATTGCATTATAAGGATAAGAATGGCGAGTTAATCGAGTTAACCAAGAAATTCAGTGATGGGGCTATGTACTTGGATAAGACGAATGGTCATCTTAAGGAGCTTGGTTTTTGA
- the LOC141627429 gene encoding F-box/kelch-repeat protein At3g06240-like has protein sequence MSDVNPYISEDIWFEIFKKFPVKTLGKCRCVCKSWHSLIISSSFMAAHFKHYTQNETNSLILYKHIAESSKFGSTDFEQISLFRDFDMLKQGNRLHTSICPFIVPQILPSCFYFVGSVNGLLCVSDSSHPRPRDRILIWNPLIQKSVKLPESNFTADLSVVGFGYDCLRNDHRVVKISYSDTNKPLVEVYSVQERTWRTISANLIINNVSTSQCFHRGVIHWLLLSKNTGIGPSLVECLLLFDVAEERFAKMELPKEIVKTGSRNFGIFEYRGRLSVSHCDYRVRNMEFLAQCNIWAKRDDNVEGSWCKILRVINLHDYCHMCPIEYLGANEVLIGMDKENNGQLVSYDPKTRQITKLGFRVSESTKFSAYSESLALLDQKIDDRRSHC, from the coding sequence ATGTCGGACGTAAATCCATATATCTCTGAAGACATATGGTTCGAAATCTTCAAGAAATTTCCTGTAAAAACCTTAGGTAAATGTCGTTGCGTATGCAAATCATGGCATTCTCTAATTATTTCCTCTTCTTTTATGGCCGCACACTTTAAGCATTACACCCAAAACGAAACCAATTCATTAATTCTGTACAAACATATTGCTGAAAGTTCAAAATTCGGCAGTACAGATTTTGAACAAATCAGTCTCTTTCGTGATTTTGATATGTTGAAACAAGGGAATAGACTTCACACCTCAATTTGCCCTTTTATTGTACCTCAAATTCTTCCGTCTTGCTTTTATTTTGTTGGGTCCGTTAATGGTTTGTTGTGCGTCTCTGATAGTAGTCATCCTCGCCCGAGAGACCGTATCTTGATATGGAATCCTTTAATTCAGAAATCTGTTAAACTTCCTGAGTCCAATTTTACGGCCGACCTTTCTGTTGTGGGGTTCGGCTATGATTGTCTTAGGAATGATCATCGGGTGGTCAAAATTAGTTATTCGGATACAAACAAGCCATTGGTAGAGGTTTACTCGGTTCAGGAACGAACATGGAGGACAATTTCCGCTAACTTGATCATCAATAATGTCTCCACTTCACAATGTTTTCATAGAGGAGTTATTCATTGGTTGCTTCTTAGTAAAAACACGGGAATCGGTCCTTCTCTTGTCGAATGCTTGCTATTATTTGATGTCGCGGAAGAAAGATTTGCAAAGATGGAACTGCCTAAAGAAATCGTAAAGACTGGCTCACGTAATTTCGGTATATTTGAGTACCGAGGTAGGCTATCAGTGTCCCATTGCGATTATAGAGTCCGGAATATGGAATTTTTAGCTCAATGTAATATCTGGGCGAAACGAGACGACAATGTCGAGGGTTCGTGGTGCAAAATCTTGCGTGTCATTAATCTACATGACTATTGCCATATGTGTCCGATAGAATACTTGGGAGCGAACGAGGTATTGATCGGGATGGATAAGGAAAACAATGGACAACTTGTGTCCTACGATCCTAAAACTAGGCAAATTACGAAACTTGGTTTTCGAGTAAGCGAATCTACCAAGTTTAGCGCTTACTCGGAGAGTCTTGCATTGCTCGATCAGAAGATCGACGATCGACGATCCCACTGCTGA
- the LOC141642033 gene encoding uncharacterized protein LOC141642033: MDDQGNEFALFYRDRDNAEEVPVIIENSDITITLERFQLEIPRVSPGTFCLVFHIWEKYLDILIANKVKFIDNTITEVVYDQVCQFEFESKFDHRCAIVTVEYTIFQCALLACVGVIIEKIDEDEIDDIHADIMGKICASFKVRDGSCSKHVLCSSYSRREFGNFVKLGVFGVPTYSSLFIKSNVTVNGEQFTSTSGTYLEFEPQDDLFNVYYEEVMLGEKVGMRILVKWGHAIYYLPEADVCEWRDRTRREVIEDRNWEQGNQTLVKAKPDRLLEKCRKRLRCIDQKNFRPISIRPSLEALTNRVWCISNFHNMLVEVFSISVCYEDDLATLGLFGTINVKHVYGNLRLFNRDKKNPQLLHSFESIPLKSFGRCIHGPNFCMEIDLKDRRGDGFCHGYVGYNFHTVKDWLNRRLCSTLKGKKGFVTVHYTIFDDALQLKLKFVLMSNSSDPIKGRAFGRIDGRYGNFRYNTHYDKNFYQITLFDKNEDDAAKIVHGEIPLSKPVVVVPLNSEFLVMAHIFVLIEGECETLKYTYEATFNPNKREISKILSNKIQGSNFSLSMFVECG, from the exons ATGGATGATCAAGGCAATGAATTTGCTCTTTTTTATCGAGATCGTGACAATGCAGAGGAGGTTCCCGTAATCATTGAAAACTCTGATATCACTATAACCCTTGAAAGGTTTCAATTGGAGATCCCTAGGGTTTCGCCTGGTACATTTTGTTTGGTTTTTCATATTTGGGAGAAATATCTAGATATTCTAATTGCGAATAAAGTTAAATTCATTGATAACACTATAACTGAAGTTGTTTATGATCAAGTATGTCAATTTGAATTTGAATCTAAATTTGATCATCGATGTGCAATTGTGACTGTGGAGTATACAATATTCCAATGTGCTCTCTTAGCGTGTGTCGGTGTTATTATTGAAAAAATTGATGAAGACGAGATTGATGATATACATGCGGACATAATGGGTAAAATTTGCGCTAGTTTTAAGGTGAGGGATGGATCATGTTCCAAACATGTATTATGCAGTAGTTATTCTCGTCGCGAATTCGGGAATTTCGTCAAGTTGGGTGTTTTTGGAGTTCCGACATACTCGTCACTGTTTATTAAATCAAATGTTACAGTGAACGGCGAACAGTTTACGAGTACTAGTGGTACCTACTTAGAGTTCGAACCCCAGGATGACTTGTTCAATGTATATTACGAGGAGGTGATGTTGGGTGAAAAGGTTGGTATGAGGATATTAGTTAAATGGGGTCATGCAATTTATTATCTCCCTGAAGCTGATGTATGTGAATGGCGTGATCGTACCAGAAGAGAAGTAATAGAAGATCGCAATTGGGAACAAGGAAACCAAACCTTGGTTAAGGCTAAGCCGGATAGACTTCTTGAAAAATGTAGAAAACGACTCAGATGTATAGACCAAAAGAATTTCCGACCCATTAGTATTCGACCAAGTCTGGAAGCATTGACAAATCGAGTTTG GTGCATATCTAACTTCCATAACATGTTGGTGGAAGTGTTCTCAATCTCGGTTTGTTATGAAGATGATTTGGCTACTTTGGGTCTTTTTGGGACAATTAATGTCAAGCATGTATATGGAAATTTGCGGTTGTTTAATAGAGACAAGAAAAATCCCCAGCTTTTGCACTCTTTTGAATCTATTCCACTAAAATCTTTTGGCCGTTGTATCCACGGTCCGAATTTTTGCATGGAAATTGACCTGAAAGATCGTCGAGGAGATGGGTTTTGTCATGGTTATGTGGGATATAACTTCCATACCGTGAAAGATTGGCTAAATAGACGCTTATGTTCAACTCTTAAAGGTAAAAAGGGTTTTGTGACGGTTCACTATACCATATTTGATGATGCCCTTCAATTGAAGCTTAAGTTTGTCCTTATGTCCAACTCTAGTGATCCTATAAAGGGACGAGCTTTTGGGAGGATAGATGGAAGATATGGAAATTTCAGGTACAATACACACTATGATAAAAATTTCTACCAAATCACACTGTTTGATAAAAACGAGGATGATGCTGCCAAGATAGTTCATGGTGAAATACCGCTATCTAAACCAGTGGTTGTTGTTCCCTTAAATAGTGAGTTTCTTGTGATGGCACATATTTTCGTGCTAATCGAAGGTGAATGTGAGACACTTAAGTATACATACGAGGCAACGTTCAACCCAAATAAACGTGAAATATCAAAAATCTTGTCAAATAAGATCCAAGGATCGAACTTCAGCTTATCAATGTTTGTCGAATGCGGTTGA
- the LOC141627461 gene encoding F-box/kelch-repeat protein At3g23880-like, giving the protein MSDVNPCFSQDMWLEILKNLPVNTLGKCRCVCKSWHSLIVSPSFMAAHLKHYTRNDANSLIMYKETVASSNTEGFEQISLFRDLDMLKQGNTLHTSVCPFLVPRDLRVQTSLSSFYFVGSVNGLLCVSESKYLNPTDRILIWNPLIKKSVKLPNSTFTGNNSVLGFGYDYRMYDHRVVKISYLDANTPFVEVYSVQERIWRTISAKYLVDNSINNVSSSHCFHNGVIYWLILTKRNEFSYSLGEYLLLFDVAEEKFAKMELPEEFVNIGSGVFGIFEYHGMLSLSYCNYTVFWEPYFSADFKIWVKREYNVEGSWCKILRVGVLHDYFHKGPIEYLGANEMLIGIYRETLGQLGYYDCKIGAVTKLGLCITRSTKFSAFSESLALLDQNIDDLTAEELERYF; this is encoded by the coding sequence ATGTCGGACGTAAACCCGTGTTTCTCTCAAGACATGTGGCTTGAAATCCTTAAGAATCTTCCTGTAAACACCCTAGGCAAATGTCGTTGTGTTTGCAAATCATGGCATTCCCTTATAGTTTCTCCTTCTTTTATGGCTGCACACCTTAAACATTACACTCGAAACGATGcaaattccttaattatgtacaAAGAGACTGTTGCGAGTTCAAACACCGAAGGATTTGAGCAAATTAGTCTCTTTCGTGATTTAGATATGTTGAAACAAGGGAATACACTCCACACCTCAGTTTGCCCTTTTCTAGTACCGCGTGATTTGAGAGTTCAAACATCATTGTCCTCCTTTTATTTTGTTGGGTCTGTTAATGGTTTATTGTGCGTCTCTGAATCTAAGTATCTTAATCCGACTGACCGTATCTTGATATGGAATCCCTTGATTAAGAAATCCGTTAAACTTCCTAACTCCACATTTACGGGAAATAATTCTGTCTTGGGATTTGGCTATGATTATCGTATGTATGACCATCGTGTGGTGAAAATTAGTTATTTGGATGCAAATACGCCATTCGTCGAGGTTTATTCTGTTCAGGAACGAATATGGAGGACAATTTCCGCTAAATATTTGGTTGATAACTCGATTAATAATGTTTCCTCTTCACACTGCTTTCATAATGGAGTTATTTATTGGCTGATTCTTACTAAAAGAAATGAGTTCAGTTATTCCCTTGGCGAATACTTGCTTTTGTTTGATGTCGCGGAAGAAAAATTTGCAAAAATGGAACTGCCTGAAGAATTCGTAAACATTGGCTCAGGTGTGTTCGGTATATTTGAGTACCATGGTATGTTATCGTTGTCCTATTGCAATTACACCGTTTTCTGGGAACCTTATTTTTCGGCTGATTTTAAAATCTGGGTGAAACGAGAATACAATGTCGAGGGTTCATGGTGCAAAATCTTGCGTGTCGGTGTCCTACATGACTATTTCCATAAGGGTCCGATAGAATACTTAGGAGCGAATGAGATGTTGATCGGGATCTATAGGGAAACCCTTGGACAACTGGGGTACTATGATTGTAAGATTGGAGCAGTTACGAAACTTGGTCTTTGTATTACTAGATCAACCAAGTTCAGTGCTTTTTCGGAGAGTCTTGCATTGCTTGACCAAAATATCGATGATCTCACTGCTGAGGAACTCGAAAGGTATTTCTAA